In the genome of Cryptomeria japonica chromosome 8, Sugi_1.0, whole genome shotgun sequence, one region contains:
- the LOC131055968 gene encoding elicitor-responsive protein 3, which translates to MAYGTLEVLLVSAEGLQNSDFLCNMDPYVIVKCRTQEQKSSVSSGQGSNPEWNEKFVFTVSEGTTELILKIMDSDAANEDDFVGEASIPLEALFSEGSLLPTPYNVVLPDKTYCGEIKVGLTFTPQKEEEYGQEAGEQIGGWKESSY; encoded by the exons ATGGCTTATGGAACTCTGGAAGTGCTCCTGGTCAGTGCCGAGGGGCTCCAGAATTCTGATTTCCTCT GCAACATGGACCCATATGTGATCGTGAAATGCAGAACTCAGGAACAGAAAAGCAGCGTTTCATCCG GTCAAGGCAGCAATCCAGAGTGGAATGAGAAATTTGTGTTCACTGTATCGGAAGGAACTACTGAACTCATATTAAAAATCATGGATAGTGATGCTGCTAACGAGGATGATTTCGTGGGAGAGGCCAG TATCCCATTGGAGGCACTATTCAGTGAAGGAAGCCTTCTCCCTACTCCCTACAATGTTGTACTCCCGGATAAGACCTACTGTGGGGAGATCAAAGTAGGCCTCACATTCACTCCTCAG aaagaagaagaatatgGCCAGGAAGCAGGGGAGCAGATTGGAGGATGGAAGGAAAGCTCTTACTAA